The following coding sequences lie in one Drosophila gunungcola strain Sukarami chromosome X unlocalized genomic scaffold, Dgunungcola_SK_2 000021F, whole genome shotgun sequence genomic window:
- the LOC128260361 gene encoding fasciclin-2 isoform X8: MGELRKSLPLPSFGVFIALLLCCCSLIELSQAQQPPILEIFPKQEVQRKPVGKSLILTCRPTVPEPALVADLQWKDNFNNTILPKLIGRNIPPMYTETLPGESLALMITSLSVEMGGRYYCTASYANTEILEKGVTIKTYVAITWTNAPENQYPTLGQDYVVMCEVKADPNPTIDWLRNGDPIRTTNEKYVVQTNGLLIRNVQESDEGIYTCRAAVIETGELLERNIRVEVFIQPVIVSLPASLEAIEGKPFAANCTATGKPVPEISWIRDATQLNVATADRFQVNPQTGLVTISSVSQDDYGTYTCLAKNKAGVVDQKTKLNVLVRPQIYELYNVTGSRTKEIAITCRARGRPAPEITFRRWGTDVDFTNGRQEDDPRITLERNFDEEHGESAGTLRIANAERSDDGLYQCIARNTGDNAFKTGHITVEFAPDFSHMKDLPPVFSWEQRKANLSCLAMGIPNATIEWHWNGRKIKDLYDTNLKIVGTGPRSDLIVHPVTRQYYSGYKCIATNIHGSAEHDMQLKEARVPDFVSEAKPSQLTATTMTFDIRGPPTELGLPILAFSVQYKEALNPDWSSAYNRSWSPDSPYIVEGLRPQTEYSFRFAARNQVGLGNWGVNQQQSTPRRSAPEEPKPLHNPVQHDKEEPVVVSPYSDHFELRWGVPADNGEPIDKYQIKYCPGVKISGTWTELENSCNSVEVVETTSFEMTQLMGNTYYRIELKAHNAIGYSSPASIIMKTTRGIDVIQVAERQVFSSAAIVGIALGGVLLLLFVVDLLCCITVHMGVMATMCRKAKRSPSEIDDEAKLGSRTHRRPDFEYNWVYARPKSLLFNRNSLISV, encoded by the exons AACTGAGCCAAGCGCAGCAGCCACCCATCCTGGAGATTTTTCCAAAACAGGAGGTCCAGCGCAAACCAGTTGGCAAGTCATTGATCCTCACCTGCCGTCCCACAGTTCCCGAACCGGCCCTGGTCGCCGATCTGCAATGGAAGGATAATTTCAACAACACCATCCTGCCCAAGCT GATTGGACGCAACATACCGCCGATGTACACGGAAACGCTGCCCGGCGAAAGTTTGGCCCTGATGATTACCTCGCTGTCGGTGGAAATGGGCGGCAGATACTACTGCACCGCCTCCTATGCAAATACCGAGATCCTCGAGAAGGGCGTCACAATTAAAACTTACG TGGCCATTACCTGGACAAATGCCCCCGAGAATCAGTATCCCACTTTGGGCCAGGACTATGTGGTGATGTGTGAAGTGAAGGCCGATCCCAATCCGACCATCGACTGGCTGCGCAACGGCGACCCG ATTCGCACCACCAACGAGAAGTATGTGGTGCAAACGAACGGCCTGCTCATTCGCAATGTACAGGAGAGTGACGAGGGCATCTACACCTGCCGTGCGGCCGTAATCGAGACCGGAGAACTGCTGGAGCGCAACATTCGCGTGGAGGTCTTCATTCAGCCGGTGATCGTGTCGCTGCCCGCCAGTCTGGAGGCCATCGAGGGCAAACCCTTTGCCGCCAACTGCACGGCGACGGGCAAACCAGTGCCGGAGATCAGTTGGATTCGCGATGCCACCCAATTGAATGTGGCCACCGCTGATCGCTTCCAGGTGAATCCCCAAACGGGCCTCGTCACCATTAGCTCTGTCAGCCAGGACGACTACGGCACCTACACTTGTCTGGCCAAAAACAAGGCGGGTGTTGTCGATCAGAAGACCAAGCTGAATGTCCTGGTGCGTCCGCAGATCTATGAGCTGTACAATGTGACTGGCTCGAGGACAAAAGAGATTGCCATCACGTGCCGCGCCAGGGGACGTCCTGCACCCGAGATCACCTTCCGTCGCTGGGGAACCGATGTGGATTTCACGAATGGCCGCCAGGAGGACGATCCTCGCATCACCTTGGAGCGCAATTTCGACGAGGAGCATGGCGAGAGTGCCGGCACCCTGCGCATCGCCAATGCCGAGCGATCCGACGATGGCCTATACCAGTGCATTGCAAGGAATACGGGTGACAATGCCTTCAAGACCGGACACATCACGGTGGAGTTTGCCCCCGACTTTAGCCACATGAAGGATCTGCCGCCAGTTTTCTCGTGGGAACAGCGCAAGGCGAATCTCAGCTGCCTGGCCATGGGCATACCGAATGCCACCATCGAATGGCACTGGAATGGTCGCAAGATCAAGGATCTGTACGACACCAATCTGAAGATTGTGGGCACTGGACCGCGTAGCGATTTGATTGTACATCCGGTCACCAGGCAGTACTACTCCGGTTACAAGTGCATTGCCACCAATATCCATGGATCCGCCGAGCATGATATGCAGCTAAAGGAGGCCCGAGTGCCCGATTTTGTATCGGAAGCGAAGCCCAGTCAGTTGACTGCCACCACAATGACCTTCGACATTCGCGGACCGCCAACCGAATTGGGCCTGCCCATTCTGGCCTTCAGTGTGCAATACAAGGAGGCCTTGAATCCGGACTGGTCGTCGGCCTACAATCGCAGTTGGTCACCGGACTCGCCCTACATCGTCGAGGGATTGCGACCACAGACGGAGTACAGTTTCCGCTTTGCCGCCCGCAATCAGGTGGGCTTGGGCAATTGGGGCGTCAATCAGCAGCAGTCCACGCCGCGTCGATCGGCTCCCGAGGAACCGAAGCCACTGCACAATCCCGTCCAGCACGACAAGGAGGAGCCGGTGGTGGTCTCACCCTACTCCGATCACTTCGAGCTACGCTGGGGCGTGCCCGCCGACAATGGAGAGCCCATCGACAAGTACCAGATCAAATACTGCCCG GGCGTCAAGATCAGCGGCACATGGACGGAATTGGAGAATTCTTGCAACAGTGTTGAGGTGGTCGAGACCACTTCCTTCGAGATGACCCAACTGATGGGCAACACCTATTATCGCATCGAGCTGAAGGCGCACAATGCCATCGGCTACTCATCGCCTGCATCCATTATCATGAAGACGACACGAG GAATCGATGTCATCCAGGTGGCTGAGCGACAGGTGTTTTCATCGGCGGCCATCGTGGGCATCGCCCTCGGCGGTGTCCTTCTGCTCCTGTTCGTGGTGGACCTGCTTTGCTGCATCACCGTCCACATGGGCGTCATGGCCACCATGTGCCGCAAGGCCAAGCGATCGCCCTCGGAGATCGACGACGAGGCCAAACTGGGCAG CCGAACTCACAGGCGCCCGGACTTCGAGTACAATTGGGTTTATGCGCGGCCCAAGTCCTTGTTGTTCAATCGCAATTCCCTGATATCCGTCTGA
- the LOC128260361 gene encoding fasciclin-2 isoform X10 yields MGELRKSLPLPSFGVFIALLLCCCSLIELSQAQQPPILEIFPKQEVQRKPVGKSLILTCRPTVPEPALVADLQWKDNFNNTILPKLIGRNIPPMYTETLPGESLALMITSLSVEMGGRYYCTASYANTEILEKGVTIKTYVAITWTNAPENQYPTLGQDYVVMCEVKADPNPTIDWLRNGDPIRTTNEKYVVQTNGLLIRNVQESDEGIYTCRAAVIETGELLERNIRVEVFIQPVIVSLPASLEAIEGKPFAANCTATGKPVPEISWIRDATQLNVATADRFQVNPQTGLVTISSVSQDDYGTYTCLAKNKAGVVDQKTKLNVLVRPQIYELYNVTGSRTKEIAITCRARGRPAPEITFRRWGTDVDFTNGRQEDDPRITLERNFDEEHGESAGTLRIANAERSDDGLYQCIARNTGDNAFKTGHITVEFAPDFSHMKDLPPVFSWEQRKANLSCLAMGIPNATIEWHWNGRKIKDLYDTNLKIVGTGPRSDLIVHPVTRQYYSGYKCIATNIHGSAEHDMQLKEARVPDFVSEAKPSQLTATTMTFDIRGPPTELGLPILAFSVQYKEALNPDWSSAYNRSWSPDSPYIVEGLRPQTEYSFRFAARNQVGLGNWGVNQQQSTPRRSAPEEPKPLHNPVQHDKEEPVVVSPYSDHFELRWGVPADNGEPIDKYQIKYCPGVKISGTWTELENSCNSVEVVETTSFEMTQLMGNTYYRIELKAHNAIGYSSPASIIMKTTRDNPHPSRSGAVSLVQLLALSTALPTMLLILLPTTRTA; encoded by the exons AACTGAGCCAAGCGCAGCAGCCACCCATCCTGGAGATTTTTCCAAAACAGGAGGTCCAGCGCAAACCAGTTGGCAAGTCATTGATCCTCACCTGCCGTCCCACAGTTCCCGAACCGGCCCTGGTCGCCGATCTGCAATGGAAGGATAATTTCAACAACACCATCCTGCCCAAGCT GATTGGACGCAACATACCGCCGATGTACACGGAAACGCTGCCCGGCGAAAGTTTGGCCCTGATGATTACCTCGCTGTCGGTGGAAATGGGCGGCAGATACTACTGCACCGCCTCCTATGCAAATACCGAGATCCTCGAGAAGGGCGTCACAATTAAAACTTACG TGGCCATTACCTGGACAAATGCCCCCGAGAATCAGTATCCCACTTTGGGCCAGGACTATGTGGTGATGTGTGAAGTGAAGGCCGATCCCAATCCGACCATCGACTGGCTGCGCAACGGCGACCCG ATTCGCACCACCAACGAGAAGTATGTGGTGCAAACGAACGGCCTGCTCATTCGCAATGTACAGGAGAGTGACGAGGGCATCTACACCTGCCGTGCGGCCGTAATCGAGACCGGAGAACTGCTGGAGCGCAACATTCGCGTGGAGGTCTTCATTCAGCCGGTGATCGTGTCGCTGCCCGCCAGTCTGGAGGCCATCGAGGGCAAACCCTTTGCCGCCAACTGCACGGCGACGGGCAAACCAGTGCCGGAGATCAGTTGGATTCGCGATGCCACCCAATTGAATGTGGCCACCGCTGATCGCTTCCAGGTGAATCCCCAAACGGGCCTCGTCACCATTAGCTCTGTCAGCCAGGACGACTACGGCACCTACACTTGTCTGGCCAAAAACAAGGCGGGTGTTGTCGATCAGAAGACCAAGCTGAATGTCCTGGTGCGTCCGCAGATCTATGAGCTGTACAATGTGACTGGCTCGAGGACAAAAGAGATTGCCATCACGTGCCGCGCCAGGGGACGTCCTGCACCCGAGATCACCTTCCGTCGCTGGGGAACCGATGTGGATTTCACGAATGGCCGCCAGGAGGACGATCCTCGCATCACCTTGGAGCGCAATTTCGACGAGGAGCATGGCGAGAGTGCCGGCACCCTGCGCATCGCCAATGCCGAGCGATCCGACGATGGCCTATACCAGTGCATTGCAAGGAATACGGGTGACAATGCCTTCAAGACCGGACACATCACGGTGGAGTTTGCCCCCGACTTTAGCCACATGAAGGATCTGCCGCCAGTTTTCTCGTGGGAACAGCGCAAGGCGAATCTCAGCTGCCTGGCCATGGGCATACCGAATGCCACCATCGAATGGCACTGGAATGGTCGCAAGATCAAGGATCTGTACGACACCAATCTGAAGATTGTGGGCACTGGACCGCGTAGCGATTTGATTGTACATCCGGTCACCAGGCAGTACTACTCCGGTTACAAGTGCATTGCCACCAATATCCATGGATCCGCCGAGCATGATATGCAGCTAAAGGAGGCCCGAGTGCCCGATTTTGTATCGGAAGCGAAGCCCAGTCAGTTGACTGCCACCACAATGACCTTCGACATTCGCGGACCGCCAACCGAATTGGGCCTGCCCATTCTGGCCTTCAGTGTGCAATACAAGGAGGCCTTGAATCCGGACTGGTCGTCGGCCTACAATCGCAGTTGGTCACCGGACTCGCCCTACATCGTCGAGGGATTGCGACCACAGACGGAGTACAGTTTCCGCTTTGCCGCCCGCAATCAGGTGGGCTTGGGCAATTGGGGCGTCAATCAGCAGCAGTCCACGCCGCGTCGATCGGCTCCCGAGGAACCGAAGCCACTGCACAATCCCGTCCAGCACGACAAGGAGGAGCCGGTGGTGGTCTCACCCTACTCCGATCACTTCGAGCTACGCTGGGGCGTGCCCGCCGACAATGGAGAGCCCATCGACAAGTACCAGATCAAATACTGCCCG GGCGTCAAGATCAGCGGCACATGGACGGAATTGGAGAATTCTTGCAACAGTGTTGAGGTGGTCGAGACCACTTCCTTCGAGATGACCCAACTGATGGGCAACACCTATTATCGCATCGAGCTGAAGGCGCACAATGCCATCGGCTACTCATCGCCTGCATCCATTATCATGAAGACGACACGAG ATAATCCCCATCCCTCGCGGAGTGGCGCTGTATCCCTGGTTCAACTGCTTGCCCTAAGCACTGCCCTGCCGACAATGCTGCTGATATTGCTGCCGACGACGCGCACTGCTTAA
- the LOC128260361 gene encoding fasciclin-2 isoform X9, with the protein MGELRKSLPLPSFGVFIALLLCCCSLIELSQAQQPPILEIFPKQEVQRKPVGKSLILTCRPTVPEPALVADLQWKDNFNNTILPKLNYNPLYDSKGNRKKLIGRNIPPMYTETLPGESLALMITSLSVEMGGRYYCTASYANTEILEKGVTIKTYVAITWTNAPENQYPTLGQDYVVMCEVKADPNPTIDWLRNGDPIRTTNEKYVVQTNGLLIRNVQESDEGIYTCRAAVIETGELLERNIRVEVFIQPVIVSLPASLEAIEGKPFAANCTATGKPVPEISWIRDATQLNVATADRFQVNPQTGLVTISSVSQDDYGTYTCLAKNKAGVVDQKTKLNVLVRPQIYELYNVTGSRTKEIAITCRARGRPAPEITFRRWGTDVDFTNGRQEDDPRITLERNFDEEHGESAGTLRIANAERSDDGLYQCIARNTGDNAFKTGHITVEFAPDFSHMKDLPPVFSWEQRKANLSCLAMGIPNATIEWHWNGRKIKDLYDTNLKIVGTGPRSDLIVHPVTRQYYSGYKCIATNIHGSAEHDMQLKEARVPDFVSEAKPSQLTATTMTFDIRGPPTELGLPILAFSVQYKEALNPDWSSAYNRSWSPDSPYIVEGLRPQTEYSFRFAARNQVGLGNWGVNQQQSTPRRSAPEEPKPLHNPVQHDKEEPVVVSPYSDHFELRWGVPADNGEPIDKYQIKYCPGVKISGTWTELENSCNSVEVVETTSFEMTQLMGNTYYRIELKAHNAIGYSSPASIIMKTTRDNPHPSRSGAVSLVQLLALSTALPTMLLILLPTTRTA; encoded by the exons AACTGAGCCAAGCGCAGCAGCCACCCATCCTGGAGATTTTTCCAAAACAGGAGGTCCAGCGCAAACCAGTTGGCAAGTCATTGATCCTCACCTGCCGTCCCACAGTTCCCGAACCGGCCCTGGTCGCCGATCTGCAATGGAAGGATAATTTCAACAACACCATCCTGCCCAAGCT GAATTACAATCCACTGTATGATTCCAAGGGCAATAGAAAGAAACT GATTGGACGCAACATACCGCCGATGTACACGGAAACGCTGCCCGGCGAAAGTTTGGCCCTGATGATTACCTCGCTGTCGGTGGAAATGGGCGGCAGATACTACTGCACCGCCTCCTATGCAAATACCGAGATCCTCGAGAAGGGCGTCACAATTAAAACTTACG TGGCCATTACCTGGACAAATGCCCCCGAGAATCAGTATCCCACTTTGGGCCAGGACTATGTGGTGATGTGTGAAGTGAAGGCCGATCCCAATCCGACCATCGACTGGCTGCGCAACGGCGACCCG ATTCGCACCACCAACGAGAAGTATGTGGTGCAAACGAACGGCCTGCTCATTCGCAATGTACAGGAGAGTGACGAGGGCATCTACACCTGCCGTGCGGCCGTAATCGAGACCGGAGAACTGCTGGAGCGCAACATTCGCGTGGAGGTCTTCATTCAGCCGGTGATCGTGTCGCTGCCCGCCAGTCTGGAGGCCATCGAGGGCAAACCCTTTGCCGCCAACTGCACGGCGACGGGCAAACCAGTGCCGGAGATCAGTTGGATTCGCGATGCCACCCAATTGAATGTGGCCACCGCTGATCGCTTCCAGGTGAATCCCCAAACGGGCCTCGTCACCATTAGCTCTGTCAGCCAGGACGACTACGGCACCTACACTTGTCTGGCCAAAAACAAGGCGGGTGTTGTCGATCAGAAGACCAAGCTGAATGTCCTGGTGCGTCCGCAGATCTATGAGCTGTACAATGTGACTGGCTCGAGGACAAAAGAGATTGCCATCACGTGCCGCGCCAGGGGACGTCCTGCACCCGAGATCACCTTCCGTCGCTGGGGAACCGATGTGGATTTCACGAATGGCCGCCAGGAGGACGATCCTCGCATCACCTTGGAGCGCAATTTCGACGAGGAGCATGGCGAGAGTGCCGGCACCCTGCGCATCGCCAATGCCGAGCGATCCGACGATGGCCTATACCAGTGCATTGCAAGGAATACGGGTGACAATGCCTTCAAGACCGGACACATCACGGTGGAGTTTGCCCCCGACTTTAGCCACATGAAGGATCTGCCGCCAGTTTTCTCGTGGGAACAGCGCAAGGCGAATCTCAGCTGCCTGGCCATGGGCATACCGAATGCCACCATCGAATGGCACTGGAATGGTCGCAAGATCAAGGATCTGTACGACACCAATCTGAAGATTGTGGGCACTGGACCGCGTAGCGATTTGATTGTACATCCGGTCACCAGGCAGTACTACTCCGGTTACAAGTGCATTGCCACCAATATCCATGGATCCGCCGAGCATGATATGCAGCTAAAGGAGGCCCGAGTGCCCGATTTTGTATCGGAAGCGAAGCCCAGTCAGTTGACTGCCACCACAATGACCTTCGACATTCGCGGACCGCCAACCGAATTGGGCCTGCCCATTCTGGCCTTCAGTGTGCAATACAAGGAGGCCTTGAATCCGGACTGGTCGTCGGCCTACAATCGCAGTTGGTCACCGGACTCGCCCTACATCGTCGAGGGATTGCGACCACAGACGGAGTACAGTTTCCGCTTTGCCGCCCGCAATCAGGTGGGCTTGGGCAATTGGGGCGTCAATCAGCAGCAGTCCACGCCGCGTCGATCGGCTCCCGAGGAACCGAAGCCACTGCACAATCCCGTCCAGCACGACAAGGAGGAGCCGGTGGTGGTCTCACCCTACTCCGATCACTTCGAGCTACGCTGGGGCGTGCCCGCCGACAATGGAGAGCCCATCGACAAGTACCAGATCAAATACTGCCCG GGCGTCAAGATCAGCGGCACATGGACGGAATTGGAGAATTCTTGCAACAGTGTTGAGGTGGTCGAGACCACTTCCTTCGAGATGACCCAACTGATGGGCAACACCTATTATCGCATCGAGCTGAAGGCGCACAATGCCATCGGCTACTCATCGCCTGCATCCATTATCATGAAGACGACACGAG ATAATCCCCATCCCTCGCGGAGTGGCGCTGTATCCCTGGTTCAACTGCTTGCCCTAAGCACTGCCCTGCCGACAATGCTGCTGATATTGCTGCCGACGACGCGCACTGCTTAA
- the LOC128260361 gene encoding fasciclin-2 isoform X4: protein MGELRKSLPLPSFGVFIALLLCCCSLIELSQAQQPPILEIFPKQEVQRKPVGKSLILTCRPTVPEPALVADLQWKDNFNNTILPKLIGRNIPPMYTETLPGESLALMITSLSVEMGGRYYCTASYANTEILEKGVTIKTYVAITWTNAPENQYPTLGQDYVVMCEVKADPNPTIDWLRNGDPIRTTNEKYVVQTNGLLIRNVQESDEGIYTCRAAVIETGELLERNIRVEVFIQPVIVSLPASLEAIEGKPFAANCTATGKPVPEISWIRDATQLNVATADRFQVNPQTGLVTISSVSQDDYGTYTCLAKNKAGVVDQKTKLNVLVRPQIYELYNVTGSRTKEIAITCRARGRPAPEITFRRWGTDVDFTNGRQEDDPRITLERNFDEEHGESAGTLRIANAERSDDGLYQCIARNTGDNAFKTGHITVEFAPDFSHMKDLPPVFSWEQRKANLSCLAMGIPNATIEWHWNGRKIKDLYDTNLKIVGTGPRSDLIVHPVTRQYYSGYKCIATNIHGSAEHDMQLKEARVPDFVSEAKPSQLTATTMTFDIRGPPTELGLPILAFSVQYKEALNPDWSSAYNRSWSPDSPYIVEGLRPQTEYSFRFAARNQVGLGNWGVNQQQSTPRRSAPEEPKPLHNPVQHDKEEPVVVSPYSDHFELRWGVPADNGEPIDKYQIKYCPGVKISGTWTELENSCNSVEVVETTSFEMTQLMGNTYYRIELKAHNAIGYSSPASIIMKTTRGIDVIQVAERQVFSSAAIVGIALGGVLLLLFVVDLLCCITVHMGVMATMCRKAKRSPSEIDDEAKLGSGQLVKEPPPSPLPLPPPVKLGGSPMTSPLDEKEPLRTPTGSIKQNSTIEFDGRFVHSRSGEIIGKNSAV from the exons AACTGAGCCAAGCGCAGCAGCCACCCATCCTGGAGATTTTTCCAAAACAGGAGGTCCAGCGCAAACCAGTTGGCAAGTCATTGATCCTCACCTGCCGTCCCACAGTTCCCGAACCGGCCCTGGTCGCCGATCTGCAATGGAAGGATAATTTCAACAACACCATCCTGCCCAAGCT GATTGGACGCAACATACCGCCGATGTACACGGAAACGCTGCCCGGCGAAAGTTTGGCCCTGATGATTACCTCGCTGTCGGTGGAAATGGGCGGCAGATACTACTGCACCGCCTCCTATGCAAATACCGAGATCCTCGAGAAGGGCGTCACAATTAAAACTTACG TGGCCATTACCTGGACAAATGCCCCCGAGAATCAGTATCCCACTTTGGGCCAGGACTATGTGGTGATGTGTGAAGTGAAGGCCGATCCCAATCCGACCATCGACTGGCTGCGCAACGGCGACCCG ATTCGCACCACCAACGAGAAGTATGTGGTGCAAACGAACGGCCTGCTCATTCGCAATGTACAGGAGAGTGACGAGGGCATCTACACCTGCCGTGCGGCCGTAATCGAGACCGGAGAACTGCTGGAGCGCAACATTCGCGTGGAGGTCTTCATTCAGCCGGTGATCGTGTCGCTGCCCGCCAGTCTGGAGGCCATCGAGGGCAAACCCTTTGCCGCCAACTGCACGGCGACGGGCAAACCAGTGCCGGAGATCAGTTGGATTCGCGATGCCACCCAATTGAATGTGGCCACCGCTGATCGCTTCCAGGTGAATCCCCAAACGGGCCTCGTCACCATTAGCTCTGTCAGCCAGGACGACTACGGCACCTACACTTGTCTGGCCAAAAACAAGGCGGGTGTTGTCGATCAGAAGACCAAGCTGAATGTCCTGGTGCGTCCGCAGATCTATGAGCTGTACAATGTGACTGGCTCGAGGACAAAAGAGATTGCCATCACGTGCCGCGCCAGGGGACGTCCTGCACCCGAGATCACCTTCCGTCGCTGGGGAACCGATGTGGATTTCACGAATGGCCGCCAGGAGGACGATCCTCGCATCACCTTGGAGCGCAATTTCGACGAGGAGCATGGCGAGAGTGCCGGCACCCTGCGCATCGCCAATGCCGAGCGATCCGACGATGGCCTATACCAGTGCATTGCAAGGAATACGGGTGACAATGCCTTCAAGACCGGACACATCACGGTGGAGTTTGCCCCCGACTTTAGCCACATGAAGGATCTGCCGCCAGTTTTCTCGTGGGAACAGCGCAAGGCGAATCTCAGCTGCCTGGCCATGGGCATACCGAATGCCACCATCGAATGGCACTGGAATGGTCGCAAGATCAAGGATCTGTACGACACCAATCTGAAGATTGTGGGCACTGGACCGCGTAGCGATTTGATTGTACATCCGGTCACCAGGCAGTACTACTCCGGTTACAAGTGCATTGCCACCAATATCCATGGATCCGCCGAGCATGATATGCAGCTAAAGGAGGCCCGAGTGCCCGATTTTGTATCGGAAGCGAAGCCCAGTCAGTTGACTGCCACCACAATGACCTTCGACATTCGCGGACCGCCAACCGAATTGGGCCTGCCCATTCTGGCCTTCAGTGTGCAATACAAGGAGGCCTTGAATCCGGACTGGTCGTCGGCCTACAATCGCAGTTGGTCACCGGACTCGCCCTACATCGTCGAGGGATTGCGACCACAGACGGAGTACAGTTTCCGCTTTGCCGCCCGCAATCAGGTGGGCTTGGGCAATTGGGGCGTCAATCAGCAGCAGTCCACGCCGCGTCGATCGGCTCCCGAGGAACCGAAGCCACTGCACAATCCCGTCCAGCACGACAAGGAGGAGCCGGTGGTGGTCTCACCCTACTCCGATCACTTCGAGCTACGCTGGGGCGTGCCCGCCGACAATGGAGAGCCCATCGACAAGTACCAGATCAAATACTGCCCG GGCGTCAAGATCAGCGGCACATGGACGGAATTGGAGAATTCTTGCAACAGTGTTGAGGTGGTCGAGACCACTTCCTTCGAGATGACCCAACTGATGGGCAACACCTATTATCGCATCGAGCTGAAGGCGCACAATGCCATCGGCTACTCATCGCCTGCATCCATTATCATGAAGACGACACGAG GAATCGATGTCATCCAGGTGGCTGAGCGACAGGTGTTTTCATCGGCGGCCATCGTGGGCATCGCCCTCGGCGGTGTCCTTCTGCTCCTGTTCGTGGTGGACCTGCTTTGCTGCATCACCGTCCACATGGGCGTCATGGCCACCATGTGCCGCAAGGCCAAGCGATCGCCCTCGGAGATCGACGACGAGGCCAAACTGGGCAG TGGCCAGCTGGTAAAGGAGCCACCACCATCGCCGTTGCCACTGCCGCCGCCCGTCAAACTGGGCGGTTCGCCCATGACATCGCCATT AGACGAAAAGGAGCCACTCCGCACGCCCACTGGCAGCATTAAACAAAACTCGACCATCGAGTTCGACGGCCGATTCGTGCATTCGCGCAGTGGCGAGATAATCGGCAAGAATTCAGCGGTGTAA